One segment of Erigeron canadensis isolate Cc75 chromosome 2, C_canadensis_v1, whole genome shotgun sequence DNA contains the following:
- the LOC122588862 gene encoding heparanase-like protein 1: MEFCTTLFTFLVSISVILARNVEEAHLIINGSLPITHTDANYICATIDWWPSNKCDYHQCPWGSSSALNLDLSHPFLVKAVQAFERLRIRVGGSLQDQVLYDVRSFSGPCHPFIKMKGGLFGFSKGCLNMSRWDELNHFFLETRALVTVGLNALYGRHQIKKGVWGGDWNSSNARDFIKYTVSKGYQIDSWEFGNELSGKGIGAMVDAKQYGSDVLQLRDIIDDSYKKFKPKPLLVAPGGFFDKQWYAKLLKVSGSEIVNVMTHHMYNLGAGVDPTLVEKILDPHVLNRASVTFNDLRETIQTNGPWASAWIGESGGAFNSGGLHVSDSFVDSFWYLDQLGMAAKYHTKVYCRQTLIGGNYGLLNKTTFMPNPDYYSALLWHRLMGRGVLAVDRRNIAPHLRTYAHCSKGKTGITLLLINLSNQTDFKLDVYNILNMNLRTSQHKTSEKKTSFAHGLKTTVSCIGTKSTDENLSREEYHLTPQDGDIRSKTMLLNGVPLKLTEIGDILSFRPAMVKVNTPISITPLSIKFLQFPNFDAPGCI; the protein is encoded by the exons ATGGAGTTTTGCACTACATTGTTTACATTTCTAGTGTCGATTTCTGTAATATTGGCGCGGAATGTTGAAGAAGCGCATCTTATTATTAATGGGAGTTTACCAATAACACATACGGATGCAAATTATATCTGCGCTACTATAGATTGGTGGCCAAGCAATAAGTGTGATTATCATCAATGCCCATGGGGATCTTCGTCTGCTTTAAATCTG GATTTATCACATCCTTTTCTAGTCAAAGCAGTGCAAG CTTTTGAACGATTGAGAATACGAGTGGGAGGTTCCTTACAAGACCAAGTATTATATGACGTACGTAGTTTCTCGGGTCCATGCCACccatttataaaaatgaaaggGGGACTGTTTGGGTTCTCCAAAGGATGTCTTAATATGAGTAGATGGGATGAACTGAATCATTTCTTCTTAGAAACAAG AGCACTTGTGACAGTTGGCTTGAATGCACTATACGGGAGACACCAGATTAAAAAGGGCGTTTGGGGAGGAGATTGGAATTCCAGCAATGCTCGCGATTTCATAAAGTATACTGTATCCAAAGGGTATCAGATAGACTCATGGGAGTTTG GTAACGAGTTAAGTGGTAAGGGGATTGGTGCGATGGTGGATGCTAAGCAGTATGGGAGCGATGTACTTCAACTCAGGGATATAATTGATGATTCATACAAGAAATTCAAGCCAAAACCATTACTCGTGGCACCAGGAGGGTTCTTTGATAAACAATGGTATGCTAAGCTTCTTAAAGTTTCAGGGTCGGAAATTGTCAATGTCATGACGCACCACATGTACAATCTAGGAGCAG GTGTTGATCCAACTTTGGTAGAAAAGATACTAGATCCCCATGTTTTAAATCGTGCATCTGTCACATTTAATGATCTTCGAGaaaccattcaaacaaatgGCCCATGGGCATCTGCTTGGATTGGGGAATCTGGCGGGGCCTTCAACAGTGGTGGTCTTCATGTTTCAGACTCTTTTGTAGATAGCTTCTG GTACTTGGATCAGCTTGGAATGGCAGCGAAGTATCACACGAAAGTATATTGCCGACAAACCTTAATTGGCGGAAACTACGGTCTTCTGAACAAAACGACGTTCATGCCTAACCCTGACTACTACAG TGCACTTCTTTGGCATCGACTTATGGGCAGAGGAGTTCTTGCTGTTGATAGAAGAAACATTGCGCCACATTTGCGCACTTACGCTCATTGTTCAAAAGGGAAA ACGGGTATAACTTTGCTTCTGATCAATCTAAGCAATCAGACTGATTTCAAACTTGATGTTTACAACATCCTGAACATGAATCTCCGTACAAGTCAGCACAAAACCTCGGAAAAGAAAACATCATTTGCTCATGGTCTCAAGACAACAGTCTCATGCATTGGAACGAAATCGACAGATGAAAACTTATCTAGAGAGGAGTACCACTTAACACCACAAGACGGTGATATTCGAAGTAAAACAATGCTTCTAAATGGAGTTCCATTAAAGTTGACAGAAATCGGAGACATCCTAAGTTTCAGACCAGCTATGGTGAAGGTGAATACCCCAATTTCCATCACTCCTTTGTCCATAAAGTTTTTGCAGTTTCCAAACTTTGATGCGCCCGGTTGTATATGA
- the LOC122589090 gene encoding plant intracellular Ras-group-related LRR protein 7-like translates to MGCFASKSGGDSKASRLSRWRATGIVALRDSKLKSFPDEVLELDKSVRTLDLTQNKLVDVPEEISKLINMQRLILANNAIERLPMNMGKLQSLKFIILDGNRLTTLPDEVGQLVRLERLSISANMLTSLPETIGSLRNLLLLNVSHNKLRSLPESIGSCFSLEELQANENSIEELPASVCSLVHLKSMCFDHNNLKQIPPSLLKECKTLQNISLHGNPISMDQFQQMEGFQEFEDRRKKKFDKQIDSNVMISSKGLDEGVDL, encoded by the exons ATGGGATGTTTTGCAAGCAAGAGCGGTGGTGATTCCAAAGCCAGCCGTCTTTCTAGATGGCGCGCCACTGGCATTGTTGCTTTACGTGACTCTAAATTAAAG TCCTTTCCAGATGAAGTTCTAGAGCTGGATAAATCTGTTCGGACGCTGGATTTAACACAAAACAAATTAG TTGATGTTCCAGAGGAGATCAGCAAATTAATAAATATGCAGAGACTG ATTTTGGCAAATAATGCAATTGAGCGTCTTCCAATGAACATGGGAAAACTTCAGTCTCTAAAGTTTATCATACTCGATGGGAATCGACTCACCACCTTGCCCGATGAAG TTGGCCAATTGGTGAGACTTGAGCGGCTATCCATCTCTGCTAACATGTTAACCAGCCTGCCAGAAACCATAGGAAGCTTGCGCAAT TTGTTGCTACTAAACGTGTCGCATAATAAGCTAAGGTCTCTCCCAGAATCTATAGGGAGCTGCTTTTCTTTGGAAGAGCTACAAGCCAAcg AAAATTCTATTGAAGAACTTCCTGCTTCAGTGTGCAGTCTTGTCCATCTGAAGTCAATGTGCTTCGATCATAACAATCTAAAACAG ATTCCTCCAAGTTTATTGAAAGAATGCAAGACACTACAGAATATTTCATTGCATGGTAACCCTATATCTATGGATCAGTTCCAACAG ATGGAAGGATTTCAAGAGTTTGAAGATAGAAGGAAAAAGAAATTCGACAAGCAAATAGATTCAAACGTGATGATCAGTTCTAAAGGCCTTGATGAGGGTGTTGATCTATGA